The following is a genomic window from Tissierellales bacterium.
GACGAATATTAAATCAACTCATAACGTTAGATATCGATAAAGAAAAGATTCTTCAGTTTAGTCGAGAGCTAGATGAATTAATCCTAGAGTATCACAAATTAGAGCTATATGATAATGGAAAAAAGAGCAGATAGGTAGAATCTGCTCTTTTCCTTTTTATATTTAATAATTAAATGAGAGAATTAATTATTAATGCAGCAATAATTACGATAATAATTCCAATTATAAAGTAAAAAGTTTTTTTACT
Proteins encoded in this region:
- a CDS encoding aspartyl-phosphate phosphatase Spo0E family protein, which codes for METYLSYMEQDKYIDYQRIMGKETSMSESRHLGKVKEKIERKRRILNQLITLDIDKEKILQFSRELDELILEYHKLELYDNGKKSR